The Saccharomonospora cyanea NA-134 genome includes a region encoding these proteins:
- a CDS encoding ROK family protein — MDEPSPELLESYTRLLDLVRSGAADTRPALSQRTGLGRTAITQRTTTLLDAGLLEEGDLNPSTGGRQARTLRFRKDAGRILTAELGATGFTAGVTDLMGTVLTMRHRDCDIAQGPDPVLTEVENTLDALLADVGGTPSDVWGVGLGLPGPVEFATARPSEPPIMPGWNNYPVRERLASHYHAPVWVDNEVNLLCLGELRAPGLLDDLGDLLYVKIGTGIGAGISHGGHLHRGAQGCAGDIGHAAVSDDSSVVCRCGKTGCLEAVAGGAALARDGERLARSGDSPALAAILDVKGTITAADVTAAAGAGDHHAVQLLVSAGRRIGAMLATMVNFYNPSTILLGGKIAGAGDLFLATIRETIYRRSLPLSTRELRIEKARLGEEGGLVGAAYMVLDELFSVRHFGKWLHAGSPSGITGIHGTNGVRSGLAPA; from the coding sequence GTGGATGAGCCCAGTCCCGAGCTGCTGGAGAGCTACACACGCCTGCTCGACCTCGTGCGAAGCGGCGCCGCCGACACGCGACCCGCGCTGAGTCAGCGGACCGGGCTCGGCCGGACGGCCATCACCCAGCGCACCACCACGCTCCTCGACGCGGGACTGCTGGAGGAGGGCGACCTCAACCCCTCCACGGGCGGCCGCCAGGCGCGAACGCTGCGTTTCCGCAAGGACGCCGGTCGTATCCTCACCGCCGAACTCGGCGCCACCGGCTTCACCGCGGGTGTCACCGACCTCATGGGCACGGTGCTCACCATGAGGCACCGGGACTGCGACATCGCGCAGGGCCCCGACCCCGTGCTGACGGAGGTCGAGAACACCCTCGACGCCCTGCTGGCCGACGTGGGCGGAACTCCCTCGGACGTGTGGGGAGTCGGTCTCGGCCTGCCGGGGCCGGTGGAGTTCGCCACCGCCCGCCCGTCGGAGCCGCCCATCATGCCCGGCTGGAACAACTACCCGGTGCGGGAACGCCTCGCCTCCCACTACCACGCCCCCGTGTGGGTGGACAACGAGGTCAACCTGTTGTGTCTCGGCGAGCTGCGCGCCCCCGGACTGCTCGACGATCTCGGCGACCTGCTCTACGTCAAGATCGGCACGGGAATCGGCGCGGGAATCAGTCACGGAGGCCACCTCCACCGCGGCGCGCAGGGTTGCGCGGGCGACATCGGCCACGCCGCCGTGTCCGACGACAGCTCCGTGGTGTGCCGGTGCGGCAAGACCGGGTGCCTCGAAGCCGTCGCCGGTGGCGCGGCGCTGGCCAGGGACGGCGAGCGGCTGGCCCGCTCCGGCGACAGTCCGGCCCTCGCCGCCATCCTCGACGTCAAGGGCACGATCACGGCGGCCGACGTCACCGCGGCGGCCGGCGCGGGTGACCATCACGCCGTGCAGCTTCTGGTCAGCGCGGGCAGGCGTATCGGAGCCATGCTCGCCACGATGGTCAACTTCTACAACCCGTCCACGATCCTGCTCGGCGGCAAGATCGCGGGGGCGGGCGACCTGTTCCTCGCCACGATCCGCGAGACGATCTACCGCCGCTCGCTGCCGCTGTCCACACGGGAACTCCGCATCGAGAAGGCCCGGCTCGGCGAGGAAGGCGGCCTCGTCGGCGCCGCCTACATGGTGCTCGACGAGCTGTTCTCCGTGCGCCACTTCGGCAAGTGGTTGCACGCGGGATCGCCCAGCGGCATCACCGGCATACACGGCACCAACGGCGTCCGGTCCGGGTTGGCCCCCGCGTGA
- a CDS encoding acylphosphatase, with product MGNVADVADETGTARLTAWVHGMVQGVGFRWWTRSRALELGLVGRATNLSDGRVEVVAEGPRDACERLLAVLRSGESPGRVEHVAELWSEPRGGLTGFVER from the coding sequence ATGGGGAACGTGGCTGACGTGGCTGACGAGACCGGGACCGCCCGCCTGACGGCGTGGGTGCACGGCATGGTCCAGGGAGTCGGATTCCGCTGGTGGACCAGGAGCCGGGCGCTGGAGCTCGGGCTCGTGGGCCGCGCGACGAACCTCTCGGACGGCCGGGTGGAGGTCGTCGCCGAGGGACCCCGCGACGCGTGCGAACGACTGCTGGCGGTTCTCCGCTCCGGAGAATCACCCGGTCGTGTGGAGCACGTGGCGGAGCTGTGGTCGGAGCCGCGCGGGGGACTGACGGGCTTCGTCGAGCGCTGA